The Macaca thibetana thibetana isolate TM-01 chromosome 5, ASM2454274v1, whole genome shotgun sequence genomic sequence CGAGGTCATTCAGATTTTCCTAGGAAACACAGAGCTTCTAGCTGAATTATCTCTGGATGGTATGGAAATTGTCCAACAATATATTCCTAATTTGAAAGGAACAAAACTGAATCTTGAAGCACCAAGAGGCCTTTATAGAAACGGACAAGAGATGAATTAACATAGGCATCAAGCTACAGACCAAATTAAAGTTTTACAAAACTGTGAAAGAGGGTAAGAAGAAATTTATGGGAAGCAGACTCCTTGAAAGTCAGCTTTGATGGACTGACAATATGTGCAACACATTGAGCAACCTCTTAGGTAGGCAGCTTCAGGGACAGGGGCTGCCCTTTTGAAAGGACTTGGGCCACTCTTGAGTCTAAGAGGCTGTCACAAACAATACTAAGCAACTAAAAATAGCTTCTTGTTTAATAGTAAAATTCTGCATAGTAAAAGGAGAAGCAGGAGGTATGACACACGTGGTAGTTAGCAGTCTACTACTGACTATTGCCACTATAACCAGGAAAGCCAGCTGATATGTCAGATGTGAGAAAGCGAAAGTATGTCACAGTGAATGTAGTTTTTCCCCCAAgtatttcaagaaagaaatgaaaaagccaACTTCTATAATGGTGCCTACTGTGCATTAGTAGAGATATACTAGGGGTCTAAGAACTCAGTTTTCTACAGGGTCCCAGAAATATAGCCATATATTGCCCCATTCTCTAATGGAAATagccagagaaatataaatatcaagACTGGAGAACATCAAAGACCTCATTGGAAAAGCCCCCACATAGGAAAATGTGTGGGCCTGAATTCTTCCATTCTGGAAGGGTAAAGGCCTGAGTGATGATGCTGGGATTAGACACTGAAACTCTTTAGAGAAGCAAAACAAGTATAATAAAGCTGtactttattatattaaataaatgacacACAACTACCAAATAGCCTTCCCCTTATAACAGTGTTAATGTGATTTTGATCTGAAATGTAGAGagacattttgcattttttcgtAATAAAGAGTTTACGAGATTTGGCCCTAATCtgaccttttcttcattttttttctacttgaggGACtacaatctttatttttgttttatattctctgAACATTACCTAATGCATAGAAAACTTATTGAaccatttttctctgttctttgtaaAAGATTACAATTGACTGTTCCTTAGACTGCTTTAATCATTCCTGCCTATGCACCCTCCTCAAAATCCAGTTTAAATTAATTGTTCCTTATTCGAAATTCCTTATATCCACCTCCCTTGGGGCAGCAATCACCTATCACCCAGGACTACACTTGTGTATGCATATATCTTCCCTATTACAAATCAGGTTCTTTGAGAAAATACAAATGGTAAGAGAGTGGATTTTTGGAGTCAGAGCATTCTCTTTTCAAATCCTTGTTCTGCCCCTTACTGGCAATAAGGGCTGAGTGACCtagagcaaattacttaacttctctgagcctcagttttctaatctgcaAAATAGGAGCCATCACTTCACAAGTTTGTAAGACTTAAATTAGACTAAATGCCTGCCTGTACactgttctcttttctctctttctatatacCTGAAGGCATTATAGGTGCTAGATAAATGTCTGTTTAAAGACCAGACAATattgtcttaaacaaacaaacaaaaacacagacaataccatctttaaaaaaaaaaaaggtcgggtAAGAAATAAGGCAGTAGAATGGAAGCTTTACAAGGACTCTCTCTGAGAGAGGATCTCCTCAAGTGTCCCCAGGTTAAATTACAAGTATATACCCATACAATTGTTCAGACAGTTTGTGCATGCTACTGAGGACGAATGAACTCCTACCCTAAATATCCCAATCTGACTAAAAAAAAGATCATAACTATTATGGTTACATTCATAGTGTCCCAGGTGatttagagaataaaaaaaaatccattaaagaggtaaagacataaaaatgagaaacatggACTGGTTTACACATAACACATACAAAGTCTATTATAAAACTAGCATCAGTATCCTTGAATGCAAACCTTTTTCTGAGTATTTAACAATTGCaccctttaaaaaatgtacaatagACATTAAAACACttaaacagatatataaacattttaaaattaaaacagcgTAAAATAGTACCTCAAGCTCAATAAGCATTTTATGTATTCTAATCTTAGTATTTCTCTAGCTGACATGTAAGAAGCAATCTATCTTATTGTATACAATTAGCTCATTGTGTGGATAAAAAGGTAAAACCATTCTGAAACAGGAAACCAATATACTTCCTGTTTAATCAACAAAtctaaacatttattcttttcatctatttattcttGCTCTTGTCCACCACAATATGCTACTCACATGTTCAGTGCAGTTTtatgacaaagagaaaattttcatGAGTTACTTTTGTATCCCCACCCCCttaaagaaaggaggaaaaactgTTTCATACAGAAGGCGTTAATTGCATGAATTAGAGCTATCACCTAAGTGTGGGCTAATGTAACCATGAGGGATTTCACCTACATCCATTCAGTCAGTCTTTGGGGGTTTAAAGAAATTCCAAAGAGTCAtcagaagaggaaaaatgaaggTAATGTTTTTTCAGACAGGTAAAGTCTTTGAAAATATGTgtaatatgtaaaacattttgacACCCCCATAATATTTTTCCAGAATTAACAGTATAAATTGCATCTCTTGTTCAAGAGTTCCCTATCACTCTCTTTAATCACTACTCACAGTAACCTCAACTGCTGCCACAATGTACAGGATGCAACTCCTGTCTTGCATTGCACTAAGTCTTGCACTTGTCACAAACAGTGCACCTACTTCAAGTTCTACAAAGAAAACACAGCTACAACTGGAGCATTTACTGCTGGATTTACAGATGATTTTGAATGGAATTAATGTAAGTATATTTCTTTCTTactaaaattattacatttagtAATCTAGCTGGAGATCATTTCTTAATTAACAATGTATTATACTTTCTTAGAATTACAAGAATCCCAAACTCACCAGGATGCTCACATTTAAGTTTTACATGCCCAAGAAGGTAAGTACAATTTTTTATGttcaatttctgttttaataaaattcaaagtaataTGAAAAAATTGCACAGATGGGATTAATAGCAGCTTATCTAAGGTAAAGAGTaactttaatttctgttttttttgaaaaCCCAAGTTTGATAATGAAGCCtctattaaaatagttttacctatattttttacatatatttgtgtattggtgggggtgggaagaaaacataaaaataatattctcacTTTATTGATAAgacaattttaaacaaaaatgttgacttatggtttcatttaaaaatgtaaaactctaaaatatttgattatgCCACTTTAGTATGTAAAATACCAAAATCTATTTCCAAGAAGCCCaacttaaaaaatcttttcttgtTTTAGGAAAGGTTCCTAAGTAAGAGGCAGCATAACACTAACTAATAGCACAGACTCTGGGGCCAGATATCTCAagtgaaatctcagctctgccatgtCCTAGCTTTCATGACCTTTGGCAAATTACCTGCTCTCTTTGTGATTCAGTTTCATGTCTACTTAAATGAATAACTGTATATACTTAATACACTTTTGTGAGAATTAGTAAGTAAATGTAAAGCACTCAGAACCGTGTCTGGCATAAGGTAAATACCATATAAGCATTagctattattagtagtattaaaGATAAAATTCTTACTGAGAAATACAAAGtgaaattttggatttttatctttttaccaATAGAACTTGAGACTTATAATGTTATATGACTTATTTCCCAAGATTAAAAGCTTCATTAGGTGGTTTTTGGATTCAGATACAGCATAAGCATAATCATCCAAGTTCCTAGGTTACATTAGGTATGCAAAGCTACCTAGTAGCTGTGCCAGTTAAGAGAGAATGAACAAAATTTGGTGCCAGAAAGGGCTTGTGCCAGGGTGAATCCAAGCCCAGAAAATAATAGGATTTAAGGGGACACAGATGCAATCCCATTGACTCAAATTCTATTAATTCAAGGGAAATCTGCTTCAAACTACTCTTCCGAAAGATGTAAAGGAGACAGCTTACAGATGTTACTCTAGTTTAAACAGAGCCACGTAATGCAACTCCAGCAACATAAAGACACTAGATGCTGTTTCCTGAAGAAAATTTCTCCTCATTGTTCATGCCAAAAACTTAACCCCGAATTTGTAGAATTTGTAGTGGCGAATTGAAAGCACAATAGATGGACATATCAGGGGATCGGTATTGTCTTGTCCTACCTTTCCCACTAAAGATTGTTAGAAAGATGATATTATGTGCATAATTTAGGGGGTGGTAGAATTCACTGAAATCTAACAGTTTGAAAACAAAAGTAATGATAAACTCTATTCATTTGTTTAACCCTCATTGCacatttacaaaaaattttagaaactaataaaaatatttgattccaAGGATGCTATGTTAATGCTATAATGAGAAAGAACTGAAATCTAATTCTGGCTCTACCTATTTATGTGGTCAAATTCTGAGATTTGgcatccttattttaaaaatggagatgatCCCTCACTGCCTACTTCAAAAGATGACGTGAGACGTAAATGGGCCTATTTTGgagaaaattcttttaaattataatataccATAGAAATacgaaatattatatataatatagaaccAGGAGGCCTGTTCAAAAGTCCTTCCAAAGTactataatcttttattttattgggacaaatatttttgaaatgcatCTTAATGTAGTGAttgtagaaaagtaaaaatttagaCACACTTAAATGTGTCTTGCTCCAGGCTATATCGAGAGCCACTACTACATGATTATTGTTACCTAGTGTAAAATGTCAGGATTGTGATAGATGGCATCCAATAGTTCCTTCTGTCTCTTAACATTCTGTGATTCTTAACTCttaaattatcaaatattataaTCATAgaatgtgatttttatatttccacATTCTAACTGATCTGGTTCTAATGATTTTCTATGCAGACTGGAAAAGTAATCAGCCTACATCTGTAATTTGCATTTAGATGCAGAAATGCTAACATTTTGCAAAGCCAAATTAAGCTAAAACCAGTGAGTCAACTATCACTTAACGCTAGTCATAGGTACTTGAGCCCcagtttttccagttttataatGTAAACTCTACTGGTCCATCTTTACAGTCATACTGAGAACAGAGAGAATGGTAAAAACTACATACTGCtactccaaataaaataaattagaaattaatttctgATTCTGACCTCTGTGGAAACTGAGCTGATGATAATTATTATTCTAGGCCACAGAATTGAAACATCTTCAGTGTCTAGAAGAAGAACTCAAACCTCTGGAGGAAGTGCTAAATTTAGCTCAAAGCAAAAACTTTCACTTAAGAGATACCAAGGACTTAATCAGCAATATCAACGTAATAGTTCTGGAACTAAAGGTAAGGCATTACTTTATTTGCTctcctggaaataaaaaaaaaaaatggaaggggaAAAGTACCACATTTCAAAGTGACATAACATTTTTGGTATTTGTAACGTACCCATGCATGTAATTAGCCTACATTTTAAGTACACTGTGAACGTGAATCGTTTCTAATGTTAGATGATAAACTAACTGGGAAGTATAAGCTACAGAGTTTGCACCTACCATCTACTAATGGACAAGCCTCATCCCAAACTCCATCACTTTTCACATTAACACAAAACTGGGAGTGAGAGAAGGTACTGAATtgagtttcacagaaagcaggcagattttattatatatttttcaattccTTCAGATCATTTACTGGAATAGTCAATACTGATTACCTGAAATGCTTTTCAAATGGTGTTTCCTTATCATTTGATAGAAGGACTACCCATAAGagatttgtcttaaaaaaaaaacctggagcCATTACAATGGCCAGTGgactaaacaaacaacaacctTTTTAGAGGCAATCCCACTTTCAgaatcaagtatttttaaatgcacaggaAGCATAAAATATGCAAGGGACTCAGGTGATGTAAAAGacattcccttctctctttttatatcCCATCTGTTAAGGTATAAAATTCATGAGTTAATAGCTATCCTAAATAAGCAGCATAAGTATAATAATAGAAAGACATTTCTAAAAGTAACTCCAGTTGTGTCCAAATGAATTACTTATTAGTGGACTGTTTcagttgaattaaaaaaatacattgagaTCAATGTCATCTAGACACTGACAGATTCAGTTCCTTATCTATGGCAAGAGTTTTACTCTAAAATAGTTAACATCAGAAAACTCATTCTTAACTCTTGATACAAATTTAAGACAAAACCatgcaaaaatctgaaaactgTGTTTCAAAAgccaaacactttttaaaataaaaaaaacccaagatattacaatatttaaataattatgctTAAGAGGGTACAGAACACTGTAACAGTTTATTTAAAGAGAATACTTATTTAAAGGGAACACTCTATCTCACTTGCTTTTTGTTCCCAGGGTAGGAATAACTTCAAATTTGAAAAGCTGTCTTTTAAGTATTactttatatcaaaatatttcctcCTTAGCTTATCAACTAGAGGAAGCGTTTAAATCGCTTCTTTCAGCAGGGGAGCCTAGTTTCTAAAAAGCCAGTCCACAGAACAAAATTTCCAATGTTTAAACTTTCAAAAGTTGTTAAATTCACCTGTATTGATACTATGATAGGGTAGGGGTAGGTATAAGTATTTATGAAGATGTTCTTCACACAAATTTCTCCCAAACAGAAGCATGTCCTCGCTTACTCTAGGCTAGTTCTATTCTGCTTTGGGGAAAATATAAGGAGATTCACTTAAGTAGAAAAATAGGAGACTCTAATCAAGATTTAGAAAAGAAGTATAATGTGCATATCAATTCATACATTTAACTTAAACAAATATAGGTACATATTCAGAGGAAAAGCGATCAAGTTTATTTCACATCCAGCATTTAATATTTGTCTagatctgtttttatttaaatgtttatttgcacccaattcagggaaaaaaattttgTGTTCATTGACTGAattaacaaatgaggaaaatctCAGCTTCCATGTTACTATCATTTGGTATCAtaacaaaatatgtaattttgGCATTCATTTTGATCATTTcaagaaaatgtgaataattaaTGTGTTTGGTAAGCTTGAAAATAAAGGCAATAGGCCTATAAGACTTCAATTGGGAATAACTATATATAAGGTAAACTActctgtactttaaaaaattaacatgtttCTTTTATAGGGATCTGAAACAACACTGATGTGTGAATATGCTGATGAGACAGCAACCATTGTAGAATTTCTGAACAGATGGATTACCTTTTGTCAAAGCATCATCTCAACACTGACCTGATAATTAAGTGCTTCCCACTTAAAACATACCAGgccttctatttatttaaatatttaaattttatatttattgttgaaTGTATGGTTTGCTACCTATTGTAACTATTATTCTTAATCTTAAGATTATAAACATGGatcttttaagattctttttgTAAGCCCTAAGGGCTCTAAAATGGTTTCACTTAAATTATTTAtcccaaaatatttatattatgttgaatgttgaatataatatatatgtagattGGTTAATAAAACTATTTAGtaaatttgataaatataaaCAAGCCTGGATATTTGTTATTTTGGAAACAGCACAGAGTaagcatttaaatatttcttagttACTTGTGTGAACTGCAGTATGGCTAAGATGCTTACAAAAGTCACTCTTCCTCTGAAGAAATATGTAGAACAGAGATGTAGACTTCTCAAAGGCCCTTGCTTTGTCCTTTCAAGGGCTGATCAGACCCTTAGTTCTGGTCTGAGAATATCTCTTAGCAgattatattttccttcttcttaaaCAAAATGCCAAACACAAACATTCTTGAAACTCTTCACAGATTTGGTGCGGCTACGAATTCTCCATTATCTTACAACTTGCCCAGTGCCATGAGGAGGCTCACCTGTATGGCCTATATCAAAGGTCTTCCTTGCCCTTTGGCTTTCCATTGGGTCCTGCCATTGGGGAGCGCTGGTAGGAACTCTGAGGAACATAAGAGATTCCTCTGACTCCCTCCTTGTGGAGTAGACTCAGGATGGCTGTGCCTCTCAACCAAAGAACCCAGATTACCTCAAGGTGGCACTCTGTATACTTTTTCCTTCTAAGTGATTCTGGTAATCTTCCCTTCCACTTCTCTCTTTAAGCCTAGGGAGGGTGGTACGTGTGCTGTTAGCAACTCCAGGGTACTTTTACCACCCCTTGCAGTTTCCCTGTACTCTGACCATAGCTTTTTAAATAGTCCTTTTATTAAATCCTCCTTTTAATTGAGtatgccatctgtttcctgctgggaCTCAGATACAGTAATTGTATCAGAAATAGTCCCAGAAAAGAGACCCTCAAAATAGGATTCTGGGACTGGTTGTCCATATATTCAAGGAACACAAGGATAATAGGAAATGGGAAATCTATGGGATGTAGTAGCATCATGATTACTCAACTTATCATCAATAGTAGCATGGGATGAAATGCAGATGGAGGGCAAGATGTTGTGAGGTCAAATGGCTGTGGCACTTAGTTGCCACAGAAACAATagttataaaaattatgattACCTAGATTCTTTTGATGATGATGACCCCAGACAgagaacaaaggggaaaaaagttatcaacatacaattaaaaacatacatgggcaaccagaatgcctcttcagCAGCTTTGAAGGAGTCGTTCCTCTCTTCAAAACTGCCAAGGAGTAGAAGTAAAAGGGACCCTTCTCATTAAATACCTCacttggaagatttttttttttcacatctcaTCCATTAAATCTTATCTTGGGCAGTTTTAAGGCCTTAGTGCTCAATGAGGCATTCTTCTACCAGGTGCCTTGACTTCTACCAGAAAACTGATGAAATGGCTGAGATTACCTTTTGGCCATTTAGGGGTTCTTCATATAGCTGAACCAACAAACACGTAAAGGACCGTATTGAGCAGGGTGACTGATTTTGATGAAAAGGGGGAAATTCAGTGCCTTCTATAGAACCAGTCAATGACTACACAATAGGTAACAGTATATTTGGAACTCAGGAAATTCAGTGGGGCATCTCTTAGCTTTCTATCCTTAGTAGTATTGGTCAATGGAAAACTGTAACAATCTTTAAAATTGAAGAATATCAAAGACTCAGATTTCACAGAAGTGAGATACGGAGTATACTACCAGGTAAATAATGCCACCCAACCAAAGTAATAGCAGAGGGTAAAAGGGAACATGCAAAGGGTAGTGGAAGAATGCAGCTGTACTAACCAACTTTCATGACTAGCTACTGAGGCAGAAAAGAGACTTGAGCAGTtttgcttttctccatttttgtactttactaaaagtacaagtTGGACTTGACATCATCTCTTATTCTTTATGTGAAGAACACTGGTGATACCTAACATTTTAGATTACAGGAAAAATATTGCTGAATTGACATTACCCTATAATGATACAATAACTGATGAGATTTCATGTGTCTCCTTTGCTAGGAGTATAAACCTTCTTcccaaaggaaggaagagagcacATGCTGAGGAATGAAGGTGTGACCTGTGTATCTTCCACTTTTCCCTCAAAAACAACTCTATATCCTTTTCCATCCTGATCTTCATCCTGCTAAGTCAAATTGTGTGGAAtacattaatgtattttcttgccttctggtTTCTAGCTGAGTTTGACCACAGGGGATTCCTGGTAAGAGGTGAATGTAAGATCACTTTGGAATAGCTGTATCACTTGACCAAAGATGAAACTCCTCTCAAAGTTGCCTTTTATGACCTTTCAAGATTCTAGTACTTACTCCTCTATACTTCTCTTCAGGCCTAGATGCAGTAGCTGTTTCCCTGTGTGATGAAAGCAACCAATACAGGCAGGTCTTGCAGGTTTCAGTCCTCAAGAGAAAGAATGTGCACAACAGACATCCTTGCTTTTTTCCTGAGGGAATTTTCCAAATTGTGACACAAGAAAATGGAACCCAAGAATGAAGGAATGCAGTGGCAGTCCTATGAGGAGTTAAAAGGCAGGAGTAGTTCAGGGTTGTCAAAGTAGATGGAATTTAAGAGACAAAACCCCATTAAGGAGTGACCTGCAGGGAAGGAACCCATGTATCTACATACAAATTTCCCTCAGTTCACTGGCTGATCCATCAGTTGCTTATGGAATATAAGACACTTCCCAATCACTAAAAGAAATGGCAGAAAACAGCAGGTAGGAGGCAAATAAGCTGTATGGTGCTGAGAAGCCACAGGTTGGAGCCAAAGCCCTGCCATGGAGAAAGGGTCTAGTAAACATGTcaggatttaagaaaaaaacaaaaaacaaaaaacaaaagccaaggcTCTAGGTGAACATGTCTTGGAATAAGGACAAATCTGAAATATGCCCTAACAAAGCCTAAAAACAAGCTTCGATAAGATCAAATGAATATTCTAGATTCTATTTGTCTTCTGAAGACAGTTTATTCTAATTTAGATAAAAATAACATCATCCAGAGCCTCCACACTATTTCAGACACATGTAGCAtcagtttaaaaattatgaaacctgctggctaacacagtgaaaccctgtcactactaaaaatacaaaaaaaaaaaaaaaaaaatttgttggacgtggtggcgggagcctgcagtcccagcttttcggaaggctgaggcaggagaaggatgtgaacctggtaggcggagtttgcagtgagccgagattgagccactgcactccagcctgggtgacagagcaagactctgtctcaaaaaacaaacaaacaaacaaaaattatgagaCCTGCtaacacgcacgcacacacacactctctctctctctcgctcgctcgctctctctcaaAATTAAGTTGGGTGGCAGGGGGAAACAATAAACATCTCCAACATAGGATTCAAGTGTATTTATAAGATACAGACTTTAAGTGATATAATATGTACAAGAAAACAAAGCATCCTATCTAGATAATAGATGAAAAGATAAACTTTTGCAgaaaattgaattatattttaaaaaatcaaaggaacATTCCAGAACTAAAAAATACCACCTGTGAAATCAAGAAATCACTAGGTGTGCTTAATGGCATACTGGATGTGGAAAAAGACTGTATTAGTGATCTATAgataagacaataaaaaatatccaaaaggaaaaaaaggtatataaaaaaagaacacagtaaCACATAGGTAATCagagtcattaaaaaaagaaaaaacaagaggagaggaaagaaggaatggtGAAAGATGTAACGGCTGGTAATTTTCGTAaccaaatgaaaagacatctaCCTACATATTAAAGGTCGGTAAAAcccaagcagaataaataaaaaacagcaatAGCAAAGCACATTCACAGACAACCCTCAAATCCATACATAGGCAAATCACAATTAAAATgctgaaaagtaaagaaaaaaggcagCTAACTGAAAAAAGGCACTGCCTTCACAAAGCAACAATATATGTGTCAGCAAATATTTCAGCAAAATCTATGAAAGTTGGGAAAACAATGGAAtgacatacttaaaaaaaaaaaacttggcaaaCTAGAATTCTGCATCATAATTCCTTAGACAAGGTAAAACAGACACTTCAGGCAACaaaagctgagaaaactgagcaaAAGCAGACTGGAACCATAAGAAGTACtacagaaataattaaataattttaagctgaagaaaaaaatccaaatgaagCACAGgagtgtaaaaatgaaaaagagtacCATACAGTGTAGACAGAAAGTTACTAGTTAAGGAGACAATAGGTCTTGGGGCATTTTAACATATGCACAAGTAAAATATCTGACAAAATAAATAAGGGCAAAAGATGATAAATGGCATTAAAATGTTGCAGGATCCTTGCATTACTGGGGAAGTGTTAAACTAATGAATTTAAGAAAGACGGCAATAAGTCAAAGCTTCATGTTACAATCTAAGGTAACTcctaaaataatacatgttgagtatcccttatctgaaatctTGGGACCAGAggtgttttaaattttggattattttggatttttgaataCTTGCATTATATTTACTACTTAAGCATTCCTaaactgaaatccaaaatgctcagATGAGTATTTTCTTTGGGCATGatctttgagcatcatgtcaggGCTCAAAATGTtatggattttggagcattttggattttgaatttttggattaaggatgttcaacctgtataaatgaaaagcaataaagaagaaaatgtattataatacTAATAATCCtaaaaataaggcaagaaagaatgaagagaggaataaaggtaaaaaaagaaaaatatccacaatgagacaaacagaaaacaaatagcaagaagGCAGACTTAAACCAAACTCTATGTCACTGTCATTAAATACAAATGAACTATAAActccaattaaaaaaagattgtaagataaaataaaaatcaaacccAATTACACACTGTTtacaaaaaacatattttaaataaaaggacaaaggactaaaacaaaaaggaaaaggaaatataatctgGTGGGTGCCCTTATGGGACAAAGCttacagaggaaggaaaaggcaggaatctttgctgttctgcagtctccgctggtgatacccaggcaaacagggtctggagtggacctccagcaaactccagcggacctgcagcagaggggcctgttagaaggagaactaacaaacagaaaaggatagcatcaacatgaacaaaaaggatgtccactcaaaaaccccatctgaaagtcaccaacatcaaagaccaaaggtagataaatccacgaagatggggagaaaccagcgcaGAAAGGCTGacaattccaaaaatcagaacgTCTCTTCTCCAGAAAATCACAattccttgccagcaagggaacaaaactggatggagaatgagtttgacgaattgacagaagtaggcttcagaaggtgggtaataaactcctccaagctaaaggagcatattccAACCCAATGCAAgtaagctaagaaccttgaaataTGGTTAGAGGAAtttctaactagaataaccagtttagagaagaacatatgACCTGATGGAGCGggaaaacacagcatgagaactttgtgaagcacacacaagtattaatagctgaATCAActg encodes the following:
- the IL2 gene encoding interleukin-2 — translated: MYRMQLLSCIALSLALVTNSAPTSSSTKKTQLQLEHLLLDLQMILNGINNYKNPKLTRMLTFKFYMPKKATELKHLQCLEEELKPLEEVLNLAQSKNFHLRDTKDLISNINVIVLELKGSETTLMCEYADETATIVEFLNRWITFCQSIISTLT